The Solibacillus isronensis sequence TAATGACACGTTCAGCAGAAGAATGTGAAATATCACGTTCATGCCATAAAGCTACATTTTCATAAGCTGTCAGCATATAGCCGCGCATTAATCGTGCCATACCTGTCATATTTTCAGAGCCGATCGGATTCCGCTTATGCGGCATAGCTGATGAACCTTTTTGCCCTTTTGCAAATCCTTCTTCCACTTCACGTGTTTCGGATTTTTGCAGTCCGCGGATTTCTGTCGCAAACTTTTCAATTGATGTAGCAATCAAAGCCAGTGTAGAAAAGTATTGGGCATGACGGTCACGCTGCAATGTTTGTGTAGAAATTGGCGCAGCTGCTAATCCAAGATGTTCACATACATAGCTTTCCACACGCGGGTTAATATTGGCATATGTTCCGACAGCACCGCTCATTTTACCTGTTTCGATAACTTTTGCGGCTTCTTCAAAACGTACTAAGTTACGGCGCATCTCTTCAAGCCATAATGCCAGCTTTAAACCAAATGTTGTCGGTTCTGCATGCACACCGTGCGTACGTCCCATCATTACTGTAAATTTATGCTCTTTCGCTTTTTCAGACAGAATAGCGATGAATTGATGTAAATCTTTACGTAAAATTTCATTCGCCTGCTTGATTAAATATGATAGTGCTGTATCTACAACGTCCGTTGAAGTTAAACCGTAGTGCACCCATTTCTTTTCCTCACCAAGTGCAGGTGTTTCCGAAACAGCTCGTGTAAATGCTACTACATCATGACGTGTTTCCTGCTCAATTTCATAAATACGATCAATATCAAATGATGCATTTGCACGTAATTTTGCTACATCTTCTTTAGGAATTTCCCCGATTTCAGCCCAGGCTTCACAAGCTAAAATCTCAACTTCAAGCCATGCTTTAAATTTGTTTTCTTCTGTCCAAATTGCACCCATTTCAGGACGTGTATAGCGTTCTATCATAAATCTTCTCCTTTTACTCCGGCCAGATACCGGAGTCTGTAATTTGTTGTAATGCTGTATTTATATCATCTGTCATGATTGTGACATGACCCATTTTTCGATTTACCTTTGCTTCTGACTTACCGTACAAATGTACAGACCAGTCAGGAAACTTTGAAATTGAATTTGTTAATGGAACGACATGCTGACCAAGTACATTTACCATAATCGATGGCGCCCAAAGTTTTGGTTTACGTAACGGCCAACCGCATACTGCACGAATATGCTGAGTAAACTGTGAAATATTGCATGCCTCAATTGAATAATGGCCTGAGTTATGCGGACGTGGTGCACATTCGTTAATTACAATACTGCCATCTTCAAGAACGAACATTTCAACTGCCAATGTCCCAATCAGTTGCAGTGAATCCGCAATTTTTAGAGCAGCTTCCTCAGCTAATTGTGCTGTAGACTGTTCGATACGTGCCGGCACAATCGTTTCATGCAAAATGTGGTTTATATGAATATTTTCTCCGACAGGCAAGCAGTATGTTTCACCATCTCCATTGCGTTGAACGATGACTGAAATCTCTTTCTTAAATGGAACAAAGCCCTCTGCAATACACTGTGAATGAGCAAATAATTCTTTTGCTAATGGTAAGTCCTCAGCAGATTTCAATAACTGCTGGCCTTTCCCGTCATAACCGCCCCGTGCTGTTTTTACGATACATGGGAAGCCGATTTCTCCGATGTTTTCTTGAAGTTCTTCATATGTAAAAGCGACAGTATATGGCGCAACCGGACAGCCTGCATCAACAATCATTTGCTTTTCTGTGACACGGTTTTGTGTAATACGTACAAGCTCTGCACCTTGAGGGACATAGGCCATTTGTGTTAAACGCTTTAAGCCATCGTAATCAATGTTCTCAAACTCATATGTTATGACATCACTTACTTCTGCAAGTTCTTCCAATGCTGCTTCATCATCATAAGCTGCGACGATTCGTATGTCTGCCACTTGTCCACAAGGAGAATCCATTGTTGGTTCCAGTACTGCAATTTTATATCCTGCTTCCTTTGCTGCAACTGCCATCATACGTCCAAGCTGACCACCGCCGATAATACCGATTGTTTGTCCAGGATAAATCATTTTCGTCACGTTAAGTCACCTGTGCTTTCCAAAACTTGAGCTTTTGTCGCTTCACGTCTTGCCTCAAGCTTTGCAGCAAGCTCCTGATCAAACGCTCCTAAAATTTGCGCTGCAAGCAGACCAGCATTTGTTGCGCCTGCCTTGCCAATCGCTACAGTTGCGACTGGTACACCACCTGGCATCTGCACAATCGACAGTAGTGAATCAAGTCCGTTCAGTGCACGTGACTGTACTGGTACTCCAATTACAGGTAATGTCGTTTTTGCTGCTACCATACCTGGTAAATGAGCTGCTCCACCAGCCCCTGCAATAATTACTTGAATACCGCGTCCACGCGCAGCTTCAGCATATTCAAACATTAAATCTGGTGTGCGATGTGCTGAAACGACTTGCTTTTCATAAGGCACATGCAACTCGTCCAATATGTCACAAGCATGCTTCATCGTTTCCCAATCACTTGAACTTCCCATAATAACGCCAATTTTCGGATTCATGAATTTCGCTCCTTTAAACATCTTCTCCACTTGTTAAAAATCAATGTAAAAAATCCTCAAATAAACTGCTCTCTACGCTCTACGCATGAGAAAGCAATCTACTTGAGGACTGAGCATTAAAAGTATATGTAGATAATTGCATTGCGATCCACATCCTTTATTCATCATACCTGAAGTTGCTTTCCCACATAGTCCGGTATTTACGGTGCCGGGTAGAGACACTAGAGCCATATTCTCTAGCATATATGAGGGATTAAATGTTTTTCCTGTTCACATTTTAACAAGGGTTACGCATAAAATCAATGTAAAAATGCGAACGATATTTTTAAAGAAAAAGATAATGTTCGGTTTTCAATCGAATCGTCTGTTAATCTTCTATCAATACACCTTTAAATTGTATTTTTTGACGTAAGTAAACAGGTTCGCCATTTACCTCTTCAAATACAGGTTCTTCTCTGCGTCCAAATGGCATATAGCCATCTTTCTTCATTCTTTCAAGGCATTGCTCGATTGTTTCATTTTCTTCTACTTCATACCATACTTGCTTTTTAGCCAAAAAGGTCATCCTTCCACATGTAAAATATCGCTCTAACTATACCACGATATTTTTAGTACTTTCTAATAGAAAGAATTAATTTTGTGAACGATTTGTCACAACTGGAAAATAAAAAGGAGCAATCACAAATTCCTATGATTGCTCCTGTTCATTTTATTTTATATACTCCATTTGTTCTGTTAACTCAAGAACATCCTCAAATGTTAAATCAAGATTTTCAATAATAATATTATAGCGTAAGCCTTCTTCATCCCATTGGATTAATTTGAAAGTTTCTAAATCAATTTTAGATCCTTTTTGTCCGCGTACTTCAATTATCTCTTCATCTTCACCGATGGACTCCATTGGCTTGAAGATTGAAAGAGAAAATTGCTGTTCACCGTTTTTGGAATAAGTTAACGCAATCTCTCCTGTTTCTGCCATCCCCATATCCTCTATTCCTTCCAATGTGTAACCAAGTGATTCAGGGAAAGATTAGAAAGGAACCTAGCTTCTCGACAGCTTCCTGCTTTGTTAATTGTTCGATTGGCTGAAAAGACTCGGTTTTAACATTAGCATCTTCCGGAATGTCCAGAGTAAATTTGGAATCATCAATTTTACCGTTCGGTTCAAATTTTGTAAATTCAGTAGTTATTTTCATATCGCCACTTGCCGTTATTGTCTTTAATGTCATCCATGTTTTTTTATCTACCCATACTTCAATATCTCCAATAAGCGTATTTTGCTTTTTAGCTTTTGCGATTAAATGGTACGTTTCATGACCGGCAATCTTTTCTTCTTCACCAATCGTAATATCATGGGAATTTTTTATTTGTTCCAATGTACGTAATGCCTGCTCTTTTAACGTTGGTCTAACTAAGTTTTCAACGTCTGGACCGAGCTCAAAAATGATCGCTTCATTCATTGTTTTCGAATAGGAAGTTAATGTTTTGCCGTCGTTAACAGCAATTGATTCCTCTCCTGTAGAGTCAACCATCTCTACACGAGTCTTTCCGTTTTTTTCCCATTGCTTTGAAAGTATTTCGGTCCCGTCATCCATTGTCA is a genomic window containing:
- the purK gene encoding 5-(carboxyamino)imidazole ribonucleotide synthase: MTKMIYPGQTIGIIGGGQLGRMMAVAAKEAGYKIAVLEPTMDSPCGQVADIRIVAAYDDEAALEELAEVSDVITYEFENIDYDGLKRLTQMAYVPQGAELVRITQNRVTEKQMIVDAGCPVAPYTVAFTYEELQENIGEIGFPCIVKTARGGYDGKGQQLLKSAEDLPLAKELFAHSQCIAEGFVPFKKEISVIVQRNGDGETYCLPVGENIHINHILHETIVPARIEQSTAQLAEEAALKIADSLQLIGTLAVEMFVLEDGSIVINECAPRPHNSGHYSIEACNISQFTQHIRAVCGWPLRKPKLWAPSIMVNVLGQHVVPLTNSISKFPDWSVHLYGKSEAKVNRKMGHVTIMTDDINTALQQITDSGIWPE
- a CDS encoding LolA family protein codes for the protein MKKLIYSAAVILTLSLAACSNEESYSPQEILNQAMQETSELDSFYGEYKMTMDDGTEILSKQWEKNGKTRVEMVDSTGEESIAVNDGKTLTSYSKTMNEAIIFELGPDVENLVRPTLKEQALRTLEQIKNSHDITIGEEEKIAGHETYHLIAKAKKQNTLIGDIEVWVDKKTWMTLKTITASGDMKITTEFTKFEPNGKIDDSKFTLDIPEDANVKTESFQPIEQLTKQEAVEKLGSFLIFP
- the purB gene encoding adenylosuccinate lyase translates to MIERYTRPEMGAIWTEENKFKAWLEVEILACEAWAEIGEIPKEDVAKLRANASFDIDRIYEIEQETRHDVVAFTRAVSETPALGEEKKWVHYGLTSTDVVDTALSYLIKQANEILRKDLHQFIAILSEKAKEHKFTVMMGRTHGVHAEPTTFGLKLALWLEEMRRNLVRFEEAAKVIETGKMSGAVGTYANINPRVESYVCEHLGLAAAPISTQTLQRDRHAQYFSTLALIATSIEKFATEIRGLQKSETREVEEGFAKGQKGSSAMPHKRNPIGSENMTGMARLMRGYMLTAYENVALWHERDISHSSAERVIIPDATITLNYMLNRFGNILKNLTVFPDNMKRNMERTFGLIYSQRILLALIDKGLSREEAYDTVQPLTARAWDEQTQFRPLVEASEKITAYLSPEEIADCFDYNYHIQNVDLIFERLGLN
- a CDS encoding NETI motif-containing protein — encoded protein: MAKKQVWYEVEENETIEQCLERMKKDGYMPFGRREEPVFEEVNGEPVYLRQKIQFKGVLIED
- the purE gene encoding 5-(carboxyamino)imidazole ribonucleotide mutase, which gives rise to MNPKIGVIMGSSSDWETMKHACDILDELHVPYEKQVVSAHRTPDLMFEYAEAARGRGIQVIIAGAGGAAHLPGMVAAKTTLPVIGVPVQSRALNGLDSLLSIVQMPGGVPVATVAIGKAGATNAGLLAAQILGAFDQELAAKLEARREATKAQVLESTGDLT